The Clostridium sporogenes region ATATCCATTAATAAGTGAAATAAAAGAAATGTATACTAATGTTTTTAGTAATAAAAAATAAGTTTATTTAAAATATATAGTATGAAATAATATTATAGTTACACAAAGCTAAAATTTTAGTTTTTACCCATAAACCAAACATTTATACAAAAAGTAGTACTGTGTCAAAATAGAGTTAATTTTATTTTGACACAGTACTATTTTTTAAATAAATAAAAATAATTTAGTTTATTTTGTAATAATAAATATTAAATTATTTATCAAATGCTATTGATTTTATTTATCATTTGTTATATAATTTAAATGAAATTGATTCTCAGTTTCCGGAAAGAATGCATAATATAAATTTAAAATAGATAGTTTAGGGGTGTTATTCATGAGTGTTTTCGTTGTGGGAGGAGATAAGATTCAAACCATAAAAGAAAACTTAAAAGAAATGGGATTTAATAAAATAAATCATGTTACAGGCAGAAGGACTAGACATAGAAAAATACAGGTACCTACTAATACAGATTTGGTTTTAGTATTAATAGATTATGTTGGTCACACTGTGGTAGAATCCATAAAAGAACAAAGTAAATCTCATAATACTAGGATAGTTTATTCCAGAAGAGCTTGGACTAGCATTGAGAAAACATTAAAGGATACCATAGGGGAAAATTAATGTTAAGAGTGTTATTAAATTAACGTGAAAGGAACTAATACACTAAAAGGAGTTAAATATGAGTAGAAATTTAGTGACAAAGTATATGAATGTTATAAATGCCATGGAAAATAAAAAATATTTATATTCCTTGCTTTTGTATTTAATTGCTCCAACCTTAGATGGAGTAAAACCATCCACTATTGTTACCTTAAGTACAAGCGGTAAAAACTTATATTTATTATGGAGTAAATATAAAAAAGAATTTTTAGATATTTACAAAATTAACTATATAGAATTGAAAAGAACGGATAAATGTACAACTATTTTGTTTTATCATAAAGAAGCCTTAAATAAGGTACTATACAATAAATATAACTTAGAATTTTTAAAAGAGATAGGATATAGAGATTTTTCTAATGAAAAGTCATTTTTATCAAAATTAAAAAGTAGGTTTAAAGATACTTGTCCTCATGAAATAGGCATTTTTTTAGGTATACCTTTAGAGGAAGTAAAATCTTTTATACAAGATCCCAAGAGAGAATGCATATATTGTGGTTATTGGAAGGTTTATAATGATATACAAAAGGCTAAAAAACAATTTACTACTTATGATATAAGTAGAACTAATATGATTTTAGAAGTATTAGAAAAAGAACAAGTTTGCAATTAATATTAAAATATATTTTTAGCTATGAATATAATAGATAAAGAAAAGTAAAAGATATAGAAATAGATTTACATAAGATATCTGAAATTAGGTAGATTATTTGGATTAAGTTAAAACATAAAAGAGAAAGTAAAAATTAATTTCATATAAAAAGCATTATTAAAATACAAGTTGGTGTCTCAAAGCTTTACATTGGGACACCAATTTGTATTTTCTTTTTTACTTTTTCAACTAAATCAACAAGTCCCATATAAGATTTTAACGTACCATAAGTAACAATAGGTCTTCCTATAGGAACAATACCTAATCGTCTAGAGGTAAAACCACCAATTTTCATCCATGTATTTACAAAAGGCTGAGAGCTAACTAAAATTAAATCATTGTCAAATCCTTTGAGTTCTGTATACATGTCTCTAAGAGCTGGTATTACTATATTGGGCTTATATTGCACACTTATAGTATATACTTTATGACCAAATTCATCTATTCCTATAAATTTAAGATGACCTACATCTTTTTTTGTGATTTTATCAAAGGTAGGTAGTTCTAGTAAATCTTCTTTAGGGGGAATTATATTTGATGGTAAATTTTTAACATGTATATTAGCTGCTACACAGCTAGAGTGAGAACCTCCTACATCGTGATATATAATCATAATAATATTCACCTACTTTTCTAATAATAAAAATTTTGTTGTTATGATATATGTTATTTTTACCTTTTTAACATAATATATGTATTAAACATTAATGAAAAGTAGAAAAAATATAATTAGTTTTAATATAAGAATATAATGATATACTTTATAAATATATGAATAAGCTTTAGTAATTGTAAACTTGGTCTAATTAAAAATTAACCTAATTTCTCACAGAAGATGAGAAATTAGGTGTGAACTAAAGGAAGATGAATCAAATGGGTATAAAATTTTTAGTGCAGGAAACTTTAGAACTTTTTAATAAAAATAAATTAGTTTATGAAGTGTATTTTTGTTGTGGGTATTAAATCAAATATAATTTAATAGTATATTCTTTCTATAACATTTTCTCTAGGACCTTTTGCAAATATATTTATGGTAGAAGAATCTTTAGAGACAGAAACTGGTTCAGATGTTAAGTTACCATTGAGATCACTCCAATTACTCCAACTGGAACCATCCCAGTATTTATATATAAGTCTATTATTTCTTCCACGAGCAAAAACATCAATTCTATTTTGCCCTCTAGAGGAAGCACAAGGAGCAGAAGTTAAGAATCCACCGAGGTCTTCCCACTGGCTCCAGCTAGTTCCGTTCCACCATTTATGAATTAGAGTATTGTTTCTACCGCGGGCAAATACGTCAATTCTATTAGGTCCCCAAGAAACCGCACCTGGACCTGAAGTAAGATTTCCTCCTAGAGCTTGCCACTGACTCCAACTAGAACCATCCCACCACTTATGATGCAGTTGATTGTCAGTACCCCTAGCAAAACAATCTAATCTGTTAGAAGCCCAGGAACAAATAGTAGGAGCTGATGTAAGATTACCACCGAGATTTTCAAAGCCACTCCAACTAGAACCATCCCACCATTTATGATACATAGCATTATCAGTACCACGACATACCACATCAATTCTGTTAAAACCCCAAGATACAGCTTTAGGAGAAGAGGTTAAAATGCCTCCAAGGTTTTCCCAATAATTCCATCTACCATTATCAAACCAATTATGAATTAATTCTCCACTTCTTCCTCTAGCAAATAAGTCTATTCTATTAGCAGACCAAGAAGAGGCCCCTAAACCAGAAGTAATATTACCACCTAGATCATTCCAAGGACCCCAAGCTCTAAGAAAACCTTCGTATTCAGTTACTTCTATATTTCTGTTTTCTATGTTTTCTTCTAAATTTTCAAAGTTATTATAGTCACCTCTAAAGTTTTCACAGGTGTTCTCAGAATTATTATAAGAACTTAAGAAATATGGACATACAAAATTTTCATTTGAATCATAAGTATTAAAATAATTTGTATTATAAAAGAATGGATACATAAAGAACTCCTTTTAAAATTGCTCAATTCATAATATTCTATAATAAAAAATATGTTACAATAATATTTTGAAATATAATTATGGTAAGTTAGAGTGAAATAAAAAAATAAGGGAGGACAAGAGATGAATTTTATGCAAAATGTGGACATATACTTATTAGACTTTATTCATAGGAATATAGCAAATGATTTTTTAGATAAAATAATGATATTTATAACATCCATAGGGAATCTAGGATTAATTTGGATAGGAATATCCGTATTTTTATTAATAAGCAAGAAATATAGAAAAGTAGGAATGCTATGTATAGCTTCCTTAGTTTTAAGTTCTTTAATAGGTGAGGTGGTACTTAAAAATTTAGTACAAAGAGGACGACCTTTTACGGCTATAGAAGGAATAAATTTATTGATTAAATCACCTAAAAGTTTTTCTTTCCCATCAGGACATACAGCATCATCCTTTGCTGTGGCTACAGTTATAGGAAGAAGAATAAAAAGTTTTAAATTACCAATATATATATTAGCCTTTTCTATAGCTTTTTCAAGACTATATTTATATGTTCATTATCCATCAGATGTATTAGTAGGAGCTTTAATAGGTATAATTAGTGCTAATATAATACTTTATATTTATAATAAAGGAAATTATTAACTTAAGTTTAAGTATTGTATATAGTTATTAGATAAAAGTTTTAAAATTATATATTCAAATATAAAAAAATGAGGTGTCTCAAATAGATTTAATTTTGGGACATCTTTTTTATATGTATACTTTTATATTTTAAATTGTAAAAGTAAATAAATGGACTGTATTCTGTTAAAAAAAACTTAAAAAATTTTTAATAAAAATAGCAAAAAATAGTATTGACTTTAAGTCATTTTGGTATATAATTAGTATTGTGATAAATGACTTAGAGTCATTATGCTCTAATAATTATAAATGAAATGGGAGCAAAGTATACAGAAATCATAAATTTTAAATTTATATAGGGAGATGATTCCAGTGAAAAAATTTGGAAAATTTATTACAGAAAAGAGGGTACTAGTTCTTATAGTAGCAATAGCTTTGTTAATACCATCCTTTTATGGAATGGCAAAGACAAAGATAAACTATGATATACTATCTTACCTTCCAGAGCAATTAGATACTGTAAAGGGACAAAAGATATTAGATAAAACCTTTTCTAGTGCTGCTACTTCCATGGTGGTAATAGATAATATGGAAGCCAAAGACATAGTGAAGATTAAAGATAAAATAGCTAAGGTAGATGGTGTAGAAAAAGTACTTTGGGTAGATGATTTAATGGACACATCTATACCAAAAGAAATACTGCCAGATAAAATAAAAGATTCCTTTTACAATAAGGATTCCACACTAATGATCATAAAATTTAACGAATCACCGGCATCAGAAAGAACACAAGAAGCCATAGCAAACGTAAGGACACATTTAAATAAGCAATGCTTTTTAAGCGGAATGTCAGCAATAATAAAAGATACTAAAGATTTATCAGATAAAGAAACACCTTTTTATGTATTGACAGCAGTAGCTTTATCAGTAGTAGTTTTAATGCTTACTATGGAATCCACATTGGTACCATTTATATTCCTTATATCCATAGGTTTTGCAGTAGCTTATAATATGGGAACTAATGTGTTATTAGGAGAAATATCCTATATAACTAAGGCTTTAGCAGCAGTACTCCAATTAGGGGTTACCATGGACTACTCAATATTTTTACTTCATAGATATGAAGAAGAAAAAGAAAAATTTGAAAATAGAAACGAAGCTATGGCAGAGGCAGTTAGCAATACTATTACAGCTATAGGGGGAAGTTCTCTTACAACTATAGCAGGGTTCTTAGCATTGTGTGCAATGAACTTAACTTTAGGAAAAGACATAGGACTTGTAATGGCAAAAGGAGTAATTTTAGGCGTTATATCTACAGTAACAATACTTCCAGCTTTTATATTATACTTTGATAAAGCTATTCATAAATATACTCATAAAACTATATTGCCAGAGTTTAATAAGACAGCAGGATTAGTAACTAAAAGATACAAATTATTTATACTAATATTTTTAATAGCATTTTTACCAGCAGTGTATGGAGAGAAAAATGCTAAGGTTTATTACAATTTAGATGAAACTTTGCCTAAGGATATGCAATCTATTGTGGCCTTAAACAAGCTAAAAGATAATTATAATATGACAACAACTCATTTTATAATAGTAAGGGATAAAGTAAAACCTTATGAAATAAAAGAAATGGTAGAAAAAATAGAAAAGGTAGATGGTATAGGTAAAGTACTATCTTATGATAAAATAATAGGTTCAGCCGTACCAGAAAACTTTTTACCACAGGAAGTAAAAGATACCTTTAAAAAAGGTGGGTATAATTTAATAATAGCAAACTCAGAATACAAAGCAGCTAGAGATGAAGAAAATGCTCAAATAGCAGAAATAAATAAAATAGTAAAAAATTATGATAAAGAAGCAATGATAGCAGGGGAAGGTCCTCTAACTAAAGATTTGATAGAAATTGCAGATAAAGATTTTAAAAATGTAAGCTATGTTTCTATATTAGCCATATTTGCAATAATATTCTTTGTGTTTAAATCAGTATCAATTCCAGTGGTATTAGTATCAGCTATTCAATTAGCTATATTTATAAATATGGGGATACCATTTTATACAGGAACGGAGATACCATTTGTAGCTTCTATAGTAATAGGTACTATACAGCTAGGGGCTACCGTAGACTATGCTATATTAATGACAAATAGATTTAAAGAAGAATTGGGATACGGTCATGATAAATTTGAGGCTATGAAAATATCTATACAAGGTTCAGCAAAATCTATAATAACGAGTTCTTTAACATTCTTTAGCGCAACTGCAGGAGTTGCTATTGTTTCTAAAATGGAGTTAATTGATAGCTTATGTATATTAATGGCTCGTGGAGCTATCATAAGCATGTTTGTAACAGTATTTATATTACCATCCATATTGATGGTTACAGAGCCTATAATAGCTAAGACAACAAAGGGATGGAGAAAAAGTAATACAACAAAAGAAGTAAATAAAATGTCAGCTTAGAAGATAAATAAAATTTGAGGAGATGGTTAGGATGAATTATAAATGTATGTCTAAAAAAGTTGCAAGTTTAGTAATAATAGGTACAATTCTTAGTTCAAATGCGGTATATGCTGCAGATACTATTAAAAAGGATGAATCAGTTTATGTTACATTAAATCAAAATGGAGTAATAAAAGAAAAGATAGTTAGTGATTGGTTACATTCAGAAAATGCAGGCATAAGTATAAAAGATAAGTCAGAACTAACAGGAATAAAAAATATAAAAGGAAATGAAAAACCTGAAATTTCAGGAGACAAAGTAACTTGGAAATCAGATAAAAAGGACATATTCTATCAAGGAAAAACAGATAAAAAACTACCTATAGAAACAGACATAGTTTATAAATTAGATGGAAAAGAAATAAAACCACAAGAATTAGCAGGAAAATCAGGAAAAGT contains the following coding sequences:
- a CDS encoding DUF2325 domain-containing protein, with amino-acid sequence MSVFVVGGDKIQTIKENLKEMGFNKINHVTGRRTRHRKIQVPTNTDLVLVLIDYVGHTVVESIKEQSKSHNTRIVYSRRAWTSIEKTLKDTIGEN
- a CDS encoding DUF3793 family protein, encoding MSRNLVTKYMNVINAMENKKYLYSLLLYLIAPTLDGVKPSTIVTLSTSGKNLYLLWSKYKKEFLDIYKINYIELKRTDKCTTILFYHKEALNKVLYNKYNLEFLKEIGYRDFSNEKSFLSKLKSRFKDTCPHEIGIFLGIPLEEVKSFIQDPKRECIYCGYWKVYNDIQKAKKQFTTYDISRTNMILEVLEKEQVCN
- a CDS encoding DUF3189 family protein; its protein translation is MNIIMIIYHDVGGSHSSCVAANIHVKNLPSNIIPPKEDLLELPTFDKITKKDVGHLKFIGIDEFGHKVYTISVQYKPNIVIPALRDMYTELKGFDNDLILVSSQPFVNTWMKIGGFTSRRLGIVPIGRPIVTYGTLKSYMGLVDLVEKVKKKIQIGVPM
- a CDS encoding DUF346 domain-containing protein — its product is MYPFFYNTNYFNTYDSNENFVCPYFLSSYNNSENTCENFRGDYNNFENLEENIENRNIEVTEYEGFLRAWGPWNDLGGNITSGLGASSWSANRIDLFARGRSGELIHNWFDNGRWNYWENLGGILTSSPKAVSWGFNRIDVVCRGTDNAMYHKWWDGSSWSGFENLGGNLTSAPTICSWASNRLDCFARGTDNQLHHKWWDGSSWSQWQALGGNLTSGPGAVSWGPNRIDVFARGRNNTLIHKWWNGTSWSQWEDLGGFLTSAPCASSRGQNRIDVFARGRNNRLIYKYWDGSSWSNWSDLNGNLTSEPVSVSKDSSTINIFAKGPRENVIERIYY
- a CDS encoding phosphatase PAP2 family protein, producing the protein MNFMQNVDIYLLDFIHRNIANDFLDKIMIFITSIGNLGLIWIGISVFLLISKKYRKVGMLCIASLVLSSLIGEVVLKNLVQRGRPFTAIEGINLLIKSPKSFSFPSGHTASSFAVATVIGRRIKSFKLPIYILAFSIAFSRLYLYVHYPSDVLVGALIGIISANIILYIYNKGNY
- a CDS encoding efflux RND transporter permease subunit codes for the protein MKKFGKFITEKRVLVLIVAIALLIPSFYGMAKTKINYDILSYLPEQLDTVKGQKILDKTFSSAATSMVVIDNMEAKDIVKIKDKIAKVDGVEKVLWVDDLMDTSIPKEILPDKIKDSFYNKDSTLMIIKFNESPASERTQEAIANVRTHLNKQCFLSGMSAIIKDTKDLSDKETPFYVLTAVALSVVVLMLTMESTLVPFIFLISIGFAVAYNMGTNVLLGEISYITKALAAVLQLGVTMDYSIFLLHRYEEEKEKFENRNEAMAEAVSNTITAIGGSSLTTIAGFLALCAMNLTLGKDIGLVMAKGVILGVISTVTILPAFILYFDKAIHKYTHKTILPEFNKTAGLVTKRYKLFILIFLIAFLPAVYGEKNAKVYYNLDETLPKDMQSIVALNKLKDNYNMTTTHFIIVRDKVKPYEIKEMVEKIEKVDGIGKVLSYDKIIGSAVPENFLPQEVKDTFKKGGYNLIIANSEYKAARDEENAQIAEINKIVKNYDKEAMIAGEGPLTKDLIEIADKDFKNVSYVSILAIFAIIFFVFKSVSIPVVLVSAIQLAIFINMGIPFYTGTEIPFVASIVIGTIQLGATVDYAILMTNRFKEELGYGHDKFEAMKISIQGSAKSIITSSLTFFSATAGVAIVSKMELIDSLCILMARGAIISMFVTVFILPSILMVTEPIIAKTTKGWRKSNTTKEVNKMSA